The following proteins are co-located in the Methanofastidiosum sp. genome:
- a CDS encoding RDD family protein produces MGFKLFASFEVNYSTKQIKIIPILNLVAYIWILFDSEKQGLHDKIANTFVVRE; encoded by the coding sequence ATGGGGTTTAAGCTTTTCGCTTCATTTGAGGTGAATTATTCAACAAAGCAAATAAAGATAATACCAATACTAAATTTAGTTGCATATATATGGATACTATTTGACTCTGAAAAACAGGGATTACACGACAAGATTGCTAATACCTTTGTTGTTAGAGAATAA